One window of the Chryseotalea sp. WA131a genome contains the following:
- a CDS encoding NAD(P)-dependent glycerol-3-phosphate dehydrogenase — MTSNSLSEKPVGVIGAGNFGTVIANLLALHSNVLLYARDPKAVDNINRTRQSRGYPLLPTIVATNDLREVAEKCDVIFPMVPSQHFRQMMKKLSPFLYPYHMLIHGTKGFDISLPKGKTIEQIEKLTRKQVKTMSEVIREESVVVRIGCLAGPNLSKELAQRQPAATVVASPFLEVIQTGKRLLRNDRFQVYENRDIVGVEIAGVLKNIIAIASGALNGLGYGENAKGLLVSRGAVEMVYLGRALGGDVKAFLGVAGIGDLVTTCNSPMSRNFTVGYRLAKGEKLENILSDMGEIAEGVYTVRIAKKCADHYKIRALITDRLYKVLFEGMTVEEALEFLMRFPLSADIDFI; from the coding sequence ATGACCTCGAACAGCTTATCTGAAAAACCTGTAGGGGTAATTGGTGCCGGTAACTTCGGCACCGTGATTGCTAATTTATTGGCACTTCATAGCAATGTGCTGTTATACGCACGCGATCCCAAAGCTGTGGACAACATCAATCGAACCAGGCAAAGTCGGGGTTACCCGTTGCTCCCCACTATTGTTGCCACCAACGATTTGCGCGAAGTAGCTGAAAAGTGTGATGTGATTTTCCCGATGGTGCCTTCGCAGCACTTTCGGCAAATGATGAAAAAGCTTTCGCCTTTTTTGTATCCCTACCACATGTTGATTCATGGTACCAAAGGTTTTGATATCTCGTTGCCAAAAGGCAAGACGATCGAGCAAATAGAAAAGCTAACGCGCAAGCAGGTGAAAACCATGAGTGAAGTAATTCGTGAAGAAAGTGTGGTGGTGCGCATCGGTTGTTTGGCCGGGCCAAATCTTTCCAAAGAATTGGCACAACGCCAACCTGCAGCTACGGTGGTAGCCAGTCCTTTTTTGGAAGTTATTCAAACGGGCAAAAGATTGCTGCGCAACGATCGCTTTCAAGTGTACGAGAACCGTGATATTGTAGGTGTGGAGATTGCTGGTGTTTTGAAAAACATCATCGCTATTGCTTCGGGCGCACTCAATGGCTTGGGCTATGGCGAAAACGCAAAAGGACTTTTGGTGAGTAGGGGAGCCGTGGAAATGGTTTACCTCGGCCGTGCACTGGGTGGCGATGTGAAAGCCTTTTTAGGAGTGGCAGGCATTGGCGATTTAGTGACTACTTGCAACAGCCCAATGAGTCGGAATTTCACCGTGGGTTATCGTTTGGCCAAAGGAGAAAAACTGGAAAACATTTTGAGCGATATGGGCGAAATTGCCGAAGGTGTTTACACCGTGCGCATTGCCAAGAAGTGTGCCGATCATTATAAAATAAGGGCGCTGATTACCGATCGCTTGTACAAAGTATTGTTTGAAGGCATGACGGTGGAAGAAGCCTTGGAATTTTTAATGCGCTTTCCGCTAAGCGCTGATATTGATTTTATATAA
- a CDS encoding 1-acyl-sn-glycerol-3-phosphate acyltransferase, with protein sequence MEILEEKKNKNKPYKPVLEDIPDWPVYQLSKNRKEFVDEVTQQSIVRLKELRPQRKQLIDDLEATVYREQNRIKRNRWRVDPKDDNKFWAGIKNDLVELNNKGQEEVDKGVDAILEKIVHRYASEIAGNFRQSSYKFARSVIKFGFIRLLNGARIKKFGAFFRNRYTLRDKIHIVGKVKMLRKLAKQGTVVMVPTHFSNLDSILIGWVIHSMGLPAFIYGAGLNLFNIKIIAYFMNSLGAYKVDRRKKNLPYLETLKMYSNLAIQKGAHSLFFPGGTRSRAGLIEKQLKLGLLSTAIEAQRSLYMNKGNEAVKKIFVVPVTLNYHCVLEAPEMIEDYLQVKGQDRYFPEEDKYGSFQLIRFLFKFFTNPSSISVSIGPGLDVLGNYVDENGNSLDNTGRIIDTKDYFVSNGDINVDRQREDEYTRMLSQRIVTEYHKINRVFSSHLVAFIAFEMWQKKFPNLDLFSLLRLPEEDLELNYEEFKETFKRLRKKIYQMKDEGKINYASHLKGKSDNSITRGLDNVGVFHLNRPLMKNKNGNIITKDLTLLYYYHNRLVGYDLEQLI encoded by the coding sequence CCGTATAAGCCGGTGCTGGAAGATATACCCGATTGGCCGGTGTATCAGCTCAGCAAAAATAGAAAAGAGTTTGTGGACGAGGTAACGCAACAATCCATTGTGCGCCTCAAAGAATTGCGCCCCCAACGCAAACAATTAATTGATGATTTAGAAGCGACTGTCTATCGCGAACAAAATCGTATCAAACGAAATCGGTGGCGCGTAGACCCTAAAGATGATAATAAGTTTTGGGCAGGAATCAAAAATGACTTGGTTGAACTCAACAACAAAGGTCAAGAAGAAGTGGATAAGGGCGTGGATGCAATTTTGGAAAAAATCGTCCATCGCTATGCCTCCGAGATAGCCGGTAATTTTCGCCAAAGCTCCTATAAGTTTGCCCGCAGTGTTATCAAGTTTGGATTCATAAGGTTGCTGAACGGAGCACGCATTAAAAAATTTGGAGCCTTCTTTCGCAATCGATATACCTTGCGCGACAAAATCCACATCGTGGGTAAAGTAAAAATGCTTCGAAAGCTGGCCAAGCAAGGCACGGTAGTGATGGTGCCCACCCACTTCAGCAATCTCGATTCCATTTTGATTGGCTGGGTTATTCACTCCATGGGCTTACCTGCCTTTATCTACGGAGCAGGCTTGAATCTTTTCAACATCAAGATCATTGCCTACTTTATGAACAGCTTGGGTGCATATAAAGTCGATCGCAGAAAAAAGAACTTACCTTATCTGGAAACGCTGAAAATGTATTCAAACCTGGCGATACAAAAAGGTGCGCACAGTTTGTTTTTCCCCGGTGGCACGCGCTCCCGCGCTGGCCTGATCGAAAAGCAATTGAAGTTGGGGTTGTTGAGTACGGCCATTGAAGCGCAACGGAGTCTCTACATGAATAAAGGGAATGAAGCGGTGAAGAAAATATTTGTGGTGCCCGTTACCCTCAACTACCATTGCGTGTTGGAAGCACCCGAGATGATTGAAGACTACCTTCAAGTAAAGGGGCAAGATCGGTACTTTCCAGAAGAAGATAAGTACGGAAGTTTTCAACTCATACGGTTTTTGTTCAAATTTTTTACCAACCCCTCCAGCATCTCGGTCTCGATTGGTCCTGGGCTCGATGTGTTGGGGAACTATGTTGATGAAAACGGAAACAGTTTGGACAACACAGGTCGCATCATTGATACCAAAGATTACTTTGTTTCCAATGGCGATATCAACGTAGATCGCCAACGCGAAGATGAATACACGCGCATGCTCAGTCAGCGCATTGTAACGGAGTATCATAAAATCAACCGTGTTTTCTCCAGCCATTTGGTGGCCTTCATCGCATTTGAAATGTGGCAGAAAAAATTCCCGAACTTAGATTTATTTAGTTTGCTGCGCTTGCCCGAGGAAGATTTGGAGTTGAACTATGAAGAGTTTAAAGAAACATTTAAGCGGCTCAGAAAAAAAATCTATCAAATGAAGGACGAAGGCAAGATCAACTATGCCTCGCACCTGAAAGGGAAATCAGATAACTCCATTACACGGGGATTGGATAATGTGGGCGTGTTTCACCTCAATCGCCCGTTGATGAAAAATAAAAATGGAAACATCATTACCAAAGACCTCACCTTGCTCTATTACTACCACAACCGCTTAGTGGGTTATGACCTCGAACAGCTTATCTGA